A single region of the Salipaludibacillus sp. LMS25 genome encodes:
- a CDS encoding AraC family transcriptional regulator, translating into MTMHIGFCGYSHHTKGYSQPKSELSSYLIRLQTEGFCEITVNNRKMTLKKGGLLLTKPGDLYEIKIAGSQNSGDYHLICEGTWLDEWWGRAERPTFSQINLDEKLLALWRHLIIEERRPSDGENKELSGYLLRALCLSLERAVHETASCVSRPYPVTRMLRYIEEHATNTFKVEDVAQSADLSVSRAAHLFKSCVGKTIIEYAVDIRLSTAINQMTYTTMTLEHIAENCGFGTYPYFHRVFKKKYGISPGEYRRQE; encoded by the coding sequence ATGACGATGCATATTGGTTTTTGCGGTTATTCTCATCACACAAAAGGTTATTCCCAACCTAAGTCCGAATTATCGAGTTATCTTATCCGCTTACAAACAGAAGGATTTTGCGAAATTACCGTTAATAATAGAAAAATGACTCTTAAAAAAGGTGGACTCCTATTAACAAAACCTGGCGACCTTTATGAAATAAAAATTGCTGGAAGCCAAAACAGTGGAGACTATCATTTAATATGTGAAGGAACTTGGCTCGATGAATGGTGGGGACGTGCTGAAAGGCCAACTTTCTCTCAGATCAACCTCGATGAAAAACTACTCGCATTATGGCGTCACCTAATTATTGAAGAACGCAGACCGTCAGACGGAGAAAATAAAGAACTCTCTGGATATTTACTAAGAGCCCTATGTTTATCGCTAGAACGTGCTGTCCACGAAACAGCCTCATGTGTCAGTCGGCCTTATCCAGTCACACGCATGCTGCGATACATTGAAGAACATGCTACGAACACATTCAAGGTGGAAGATGTGGCACAATCTGCAGACCTTAGTGTCTCTCGAGCTGCCCATCTGTTTAAAAGCTGTGTTGGCAAAACGATAATCGAATATGCTGTCGACATACGGCTATCGACAGCGATTAATCAAATGACATATACGACGATGACACTGGAACATATAGCTGAAAACTGTGGTTTTGGCACTTACCCCTATTTTCATAGAGTATTTAAAAAGAAGTATGGTATATCACCTGGAGAATATAGACGTCAGGAATAA